One window of Bos indicus isolate NIAB-ARS_2022 breed Sahiwal x Tharparkar chromosome 18, NIAB-ARS_B.indTharparkar_mat_pri_1.0, whole genome shotgun sequence genomic DNA carries:
- the ZNF585A gene encoding zinc finger protein 585A isoform X6 — protein MTMPANWTSPQKSLGLAPEEPGGSCEGSVSFRDVAVDFSREEWQQLDLDQKNLYRDVMLETCSHLLSIGEKLRDHNQCGKILNYKQVPSQHQKIHTGVKFYECPEFGNIFTQNSQLKVHLKVHTGEKLYVCIDCGKAFVQKPEFITHQRTHTREKPYKCSECGKAFFQVSSLFRHQRIHTGEKLYECSECGKGFSYNSDLSIHQKIHTGERHHECSECGKAFTQKSTLKMHQKIHTGERSYICIECGQAFIQKTHLIAHRRIHTGEKPYKCSNCGKSFISKSQLQVHQRTHTRMKPSMCSEYGNVFNNNSNLNTHKKVQIREKSSICTECGKAFTYRSELVIHQRIHTGEKPYECSDCGKAFTQKSALTVHQRIHTGEKSYICMKCGLAFIQKAHLIAHQIIHTGEKPYKCGHCGKSFTSKSQLHVHKRIHTGEKPYTCTKCGKAFTNRSNLITHQKTHTGEKSYICSKCGKAFTQRSDLITHQRIHTGEKPYECSTCGKSFTQKSHLNIHQKIHTGERQYECHECGKAFNQKSILIVHQKIHTGEKPYVCTECGRAFIRKSNFITHQRIHTGEKPYECSDCGKSFTSKSQLLVHQPIHTGEKPYVCALCGKAFSGRSNLSKHQKTHTGEKPYICSECGKTFRQKSELIIHHRIHTGEKPYECSDCGKSFTKKSQLQVHQRIHTGEKPYVCAECGKAFTDRSNLNKHQTTHTGDKPYKCVVCGKGFVQKSVLNVHQSIHT, from the coding sequence ACGGGACCATAATCAATGTGGAAAAATTCTCAACTATAAACAAGTACCCTctcaacatcagaaaattcaTACTGGGGTGAAATTTTATGAATGTCCTGAATTTGGAAATATCTTCACTCAGAATTCACAACTCAaggtacatctgaaagttcatacAGGAGAAAAACTCTATGTATGTATTGACTGTGGGAAGGCTTTTGTACAGAAGCCAGAATTCATCACACATCAGAGAACTCATACTCGAGAGAAGCCCTATAAGTgtagtgaatgtgggaaagcctttttccaagtctcttctcttttcaggcatcagagaattcatactggagaaaaactctatgaatgcagtgaatgtgggaaaggcTTCTCTTATAACTCAGATCTTAGTATACATCagaaaattcatactggagagagacACCATGAGTGCAGTGAGTGTGGGAAAGCATTCACGCAGAAGTCCACGCTCAAGATGCATCAGAAAATTCATACAGGTGAGAGATCGTATATATGTATTGAATGTGGACAAGCTTTCATCCAGAAGACCCACTTGATTGCACACCGaagaattcacactggagaaaaaccaTATAAATGCAGTAATTGTGGAAAGTCCTTCATTTCCAAGTCACAGCTGCAGGTACATCAGCGAACTCACACAAGAATGAAACCGTCTATGTGCAGCGAATATGGAAATGTTTTCAACAATAATTCCAACCTCAATACACATAAGAAGGTTCAAATTAGAGAGAAATCTTCCATATGTACTGAATGTGGTAAGGCGTTTACCTACAGGTCAGAGTTGGTTatacatcagagaattcacaccGGAGAAAAGCCTTATGAATGTAGTGATTGTGGAAAAGCCTTCACTCAGAAGTCTGCACTCACAgtgcatcagagaattcatacaggAGAAAAATCGTATATATGCATGAAATGTGGTCTAGCCTTCATCCAGAAGGCACACTTGATAGCCCATCAAATaattcatacaggagagaaaccttataaatgtggTCACTGTGGGAAATCCTTTACTTCCAAGTCACAACTCCATGTGCATAAACGAATTCACACAGGAGAAAAACCCTATACGTGCACTAAATGTGGGAAGGCATTCACTAACAGATCAAATCTCATTACACATCAGAAAACTCATACAGGAGAGAAATCCTATATATGTTCTAAATGTGGCAAGGCCTTCACTCAGAGATCAGATTTGATTacacatcagagaattcatactggggagaaaccttatgaatgcagtacctgtggaaaatccttcaccCAGAAGTCACACCTCAATATACACCAGAAAATTCACACTGGAGAGAGGCAATATGAATGCcatgaatgtgggaaagccttcaaccAGAAGTCAATACTCATTGTGCATCAGAAaattcatacaggagagaaaccctaCGTGTGCACTGAGTGTGGGAGAGCCTTCATCCGGAAGTCAAACTTTATTactcatcagagaattcatactggggagaaaccttATGAATGCAGCGATTGTGGGAAGTCCTTCACCTCCAAATCTCAGCTCCTGGTGCATCAACCAATTcacacaggagaaaaaccataTGTGTGTGCTttatgtgggaaagcctttagtGGCAGGTCAAATCTCAGTAAACACCAGAAaactcatactggagagaagccctacATCTGTTCTGAATGTGGAAAGACCTTCAGACAAAAGTCAGAACTGATTATACACCATAggattcatactggagagaaaccttatgaatgCAGTGATTGTGGTAAATCCTTTACTAAGAAATCACAGCTCCAAGTGCATCAGCGCATTCATACAGGAGAGAAGCCTTATGTGTGTGCAGAGTGTGGAAAGGCCTTCACTGACAGGTCAAATTTGAATAAACACCAGACAACACACACCGGAGACAAACCCTATAAGTGTGTCGTCTGTGGGAAAGGCTTTGTTCAGAAGTCAGTGCTCAATGTGCATCAGAGTATTCACACTTAA
- the ZNF585A gene encoding zinc finger protein 585A isoform X7 has translation MLEQGKEPWALQGEGPYQSCPGEKLRDHNQCGKILNYKQVPSQHQKIHTGVKFYECPEFGNIFTQNSQLKVHLKVHTGEKLYVCIDCGKAFVQKPEFITHQRTHTREKPYKCSECGKAFFQVSSLFRHQRIHTGEKLYECSECGKGFSYNSDLSIHQKIHTGERHHECSECGKAFTQKSTLKMHQKIHTGERSYICIECGQAFIQKTHLIAHRRIHTGEKPYKCSNCGKSFISKSQLQVHQRTHTRMKPSMCSEYGNVFNNNSNLNTHKKVQIREKSSICTECGKAFTYRSELVIHQRIHTGEKPYECSDCGKAFTQKSALTVHQRIHTGEKSYICMKCGLAFIQKAHLIAHQIIHTGEKPYKCGHCGKSFTSKSQLHVHKRIHTGEKPYTCTKCGKAFTNRSNLITHQKTHTGEKSYICSKCGKAFTQRSDLITHQRIHTGEKPYECSTCGKSFTQKSHLNIHQKIHTGERQYECHECGKAFNQKSILIVHQKIHTGEKPYVCTECGRAFIRKSNFITHQRIHTGEKPYECSDCGKSFTSKSQLLVHQPIHTGEKPYVCALCGKAFSGRSNLSKHQKTHTGEKPYICSECGKTFRQKSELIIHHRIHTGEKPYECSDCGKSFTKKSQLQVHQRIHTGEKPYVCAECGKAFTDRSNLNKHQTTHTGDKPYKCVVCGKGFVQKSVLNVHQSIHT, from the coding sequence ACGGGACCATAATCAATGTGGAAAAATTCTCAACTATAAACAAGTACCCTctcaacatcagaaaattcaTACTGGGGTGAAATTTTATGAATGTCCTGAATTTGGAAATATCTTCACTCAGAATTCACAACTCAaggtacatctgaaagttcatacAGGAGAAAAACTCTATGTATGTATTGACTGTGGGAAGGCTTTTGTACAGAAGCCAGAATTCATCACACATCAGAGAACTCATACTCGAGAGAAGCCCTATAAGTgtagtgaatgtgggaaagcctttttccaagtctcttctcttttcaggcatcagagaattcatactggagaaaaactctatgaatgcagtgaatgtgggaaaggcTTCTCTTATAACTCAGATCTTAGTATACATCagaaaattcatactggagagagacACCATGAGTGCAGTGAGTGTGGGAAAGCATTCACGCAGAAGTCCACGCTCAAGATGCATCAGAAAATTCATACAGGTGAGAGATCGTATATATGTATTGAATGTGGACAAGCTTTCATCCAGAAGACCCACTTGATTGCACACCGaagaattcacactggagaaaaaccaTATAAATGCAGTAATTGTGGAAAGTCCTTCATTTCCAAGTCACAGCTGCAGGTACATCAGCGAACTCACACAAGAATGAAACCGTCTATGTGCAGCGAATATGGAAATGTTTTCAACAATAATTCCAACCTCAATACACATAAGAAGGTTCAAATTAGAGAGAAATCTTCCATATGTACTGAATGTGGTAAGGCGTTTACCTACAGGTCAGAGTTGGTTatacatcagagaattcacaccGGAGAAAAGCCTTATGAATGTAGTGATTGTGGAAAAGCCTTCACTCAGAAGTCTGCACTCACAgtgcatcagagaattcatacaggAGAAAAATCGTATATATGCATGAAATGTGGTCTAGCCTTCATCCAGAAGGCACACTTGATAGCCCATCAAATaattcatacaggagagaaaccttataaatgtggTCACTGTGGGAAATCCTTTACTTCCAAGTCACAACTCCATGTGCATAAACGAATTCACACAGGAGAAAAACCCTATACGTGCACTAAATGTGGGAAGGCATTCACTAACAGATCAAATCTCATTACACATCAGAAAACTCATACAGGAGAGAAATCCTATATATGTTCTAAATGTGGCAAGGCCTTCACTCAGAGATCAGATTTGATTacacatcagagaattcatactggggagaaaccttatgaatgcagtacctgtggaaaatccttcaccCAGAAGTCACACCTCAATATACACCAGAAAATTCACACTGGAGAGAGGCAATATGAATGCcatgaatgtgggaaagccttcaaccAGAAGTCAATACTCATTGTGCATCAGAAaattcatacaggagagaaaccctaCGTGTGCACTGAGTGTGGGAGAGCCTTCATCCGGAAGTCAAACTTTATTactcatcagagaattcatactggggagaaaccttATGAATGCAGCGATTGTGGGAAGTCCTTCACCTCCAAATCTCAGCTCCTGGTGCATCAACCAATTcacacaggagaaaaaccataTGTGTGTGCTttatgtgggaaagcctttagtGGCAGGTCAAATCTCAGTAAACACCAGAAaactcatactggagagaagccctacATCTGTTCTGAATGTGGAAAGACCTTCAGACAAAAGTCAGAACTGATTATACACCATAggattcatactggagagaaaccttatgaatgCAGTGATTGTGGTAAATCCTTTACTAAGAAATCACAGCTCCAAGTGCATCAGCGCATTCATACAGGAGAGAAGCCTTATGTGTGTGCAGAGTGTGGAAAGGCCTTCACTGACAGGTCAAATTTGAATAAACACCAGACAACACACACCGGAGACAAACCCTATAAGTGTGTCGTCTGTGGGAAAGGCTTTGTTCAGAAGTCAGTGCTCAATGTGCATCAGAGTATTCACACTTAA